One stretch of Gouania willdenowi chromosome 16, fGouWil2.1, whole genome shotgun sequence DNA includes these proteins:
- the rpp38 gene encoding ribonuclease P protein subunit p38, with the protein MATPGKSAKKEAKKPIQSKTSLISPFTSEWSPLPQKDMHFILQTLKDKLLSTGLEKKEEKGFRPWRKKLHQEKPAAVAAAVMESEPQMGEVFQGCVSSKNGWTNLTARRQLAIGINEVTKALERNELRLLLVCKSAKPIHMTNHLIALSATRGVPACQVPRLSQSLSEPLGLKSVLALGFKRCCSTEDELFSDTIDAIKPRVPSVDIVWLRGAAAGEMAEEEAEEEEDGDGERRGQKRKRESQSEKAVESPEMLQSLKVKRIVANPAKKKRKAKSKK; encoded by the coding sequence ATGGCAACTCCAGGAAAGTCGGCTAAAAAGGAAGCCAAGAAACCAATTCAATCCAAAACCTCCCTCATCTCACCCTTCACCTCAGAGTGGAGCCCTTTGCCTCAGAAGGACATGCACTTCATCCTGCAGACCCTGAAGGACAAACTGCTCTCCACAGGTctggagaagaaggaggagaaagGGTTTCGCCCGTGGAGAAAAAAGCTGCATCAGGAGAaacctgctgctgttgctgctgctgtgatggaATCTGAGCCCCAGATGGGCGAGGTCTTCCAGGGATGCGTTTCCTCCAAAAACGGTTGGACTAACCTGACTGCCAGGAGACAGCTCGCTATCGGCATCAACGAGGTCACCAAGGCTCTGGAGAGAAATGAGCTCAGGCTGCTGCTGGTGTGCAAGTCTGCCAAACCCATACACATGACCAACCACCTGATAGCCCTGAGTGCCACACGGGGAGTGCCGGCCTGTCAGGTGCCACGTCTGAGTCAAAGCCTGTCAGAGCCGCTGGGCCTGAAGAGCGTTCTGGCTCTGGGATTCAAACGCTGCTGCTCTACAGAGGACGAGCTGTTTTCTGACACCATTGATGCCATTAAACCCAGAGTCCCTTCAGTAGATATTGTATGGCTACGAGGAGCAGCAGCCGGAGAGATGGCTGAAGAAGaggcagaggaagaggaggatggtgatggtgagaggaggggacaaaaaagaaaacgagAGAGTCAATCAGAGAAGGCCGTGGAGTCTCCTGAGATGTTGCAGTCTCTCAAAGTCAAGAGAATTGTTGCTAATCCagcaaagaagaaaagaaaagcaaaatcCAAGAAATAG
- the crot gene encoding peroxisomal carnitine O-octanoyltransferase isoform X4, with protein sequence MANHHLSESLPERTFQYQHTLPSLPVPTLQGSLSKYLDAVRPFASDEEYKATVDIVRRFQDGVGKELHQKLLQRARTKRNWLEEWWLDAAYLEVRIPSQLNVNFGGPAPYLEHCWPPAEGVYLQRASISTWHALQYWNMIRTESLAPQKAGTTPLDMDQFRMLFCTCKVPGVKKDTIHNYFKTESEGPCPSHLVVMCRGRMFTFDALYNGEILTPPELLRQLRYVRERCEAEPDGDGMGALTSEERTCWAKAREHLINIDPHNQVILETIQSSLFVISLDETKPYSSPQNYTKMTAEALIGDPAIRWGDKSYNSIVYSDGSFGSTCDHAPYDAMVLVSLCWYIDQQLQATGGQWKGSEALRPTPLPEELIFTVDEKVLSDIKCAKEHFLKSVSKITLKHTHTHTEL encoded by the exons ATGGCTAATCATCACTTGTCGGAGTCCCTGCCGGAGCGGACCTTCCAGTACCAACACACGCTACCATCACTGCCTGTGCCAACACTGCAGGGCAGCTTGTCCAAGTACCTGGATGCAG TTCGTCCTTTCGCATCAGATGAAGAGTATAAAGCTACCGTAGATATTGTGAGACGATTCCAAGATGGTGTGGGCAAAGAGCTTCACCAGAAACTGCTGCAGAGAGCAAGAACAAAGAGAAACTGG CTAGAGGAATGGTGGTTAGACGCAGCCTACCTGGAAGTGCGTATCCCCTCTCAACTGAATGTGAACTTCGGAGGTCCGGCTCCTTACCTGGAGCACTGCTGGCCTCCTGCAGAGGGCGTTTACCTGCAGAGAGCCAGCATCAGCACGTGGCACGCACTACAGTACTGGAACATGATCCGCAC GGAGAGTCTGGCTCCACAGAAAGCCGGTACAACTCCTCTGGACATGGACCAGTTCAGGATGCTCTTCTGCACGTGTAAAGTACCTGGAGTGAAGAAGGACACGATTCACAACTACTTTAAGACag AGAGCGAGGGTCCCTGCCCCTCCCACCTGGTAGTGATGTGCCGTGGAAGGATGTTCACGTTTGATGCACTTTACAATGGAGAGATCCTCACCCCTCCAGAGCTTCTCAG ACAGCTGAGGTATGTGAGAGAGCGCTGTGAGGCGGAGCCTGATGGAGACGGAATGGGTGCTCTCACATCAGAGGAGAGGACTTGCTGGGCCAAG gCCCGAGAACATTTGATAAACATCGACCCACACAATCAGGTGATCCTGGAAACCATTCAGAGCAGCCTCTTCGTCATAAGTCTGGATGAAACAAAACCATATTCTAGTCCACAGAACTACACTAAA atGACTGCAGAGGCCCTGATAGGAGACCCAGCCATCCGCTGGGGAGACAAGTCCTACAACTCTATTGTGTATTCAGATGGAAGCTTTGGCTCGACTTGTGAC CACGCTCCCTATGACGCCATGGTTCTGGTGTCTTTGTGCTGGTACATCGACCAACAACTCCAAGCCACTGGAGGCCAATGGAAG GGCTCAGAGGCACTCAGACCAACCCCACTCCCCGAGGAGCTGATCTTTACCGTGGATGAAAAAGTTCTCAGTGACATCAAATGCGCCAAAGAACACTTCCTGAAGTCGGTGagcaaaataacattaaaacacacacatacacacacagaactgtga
- the crot gene encoding peroxisomal carnitine O-octanoyltransferase isoform X1: MANHHLSESLPERTFQYQHTLPSLPVPTLQGSLSKYLDAVRPFASDEEYKATVDIVRRFQDGVGKELHQKLLQRARTKRNWLEEWWLDAAYLEVRIPSQLNVNFGGPAPYLEHCWPPAEGVYLQRASISTWHALQYWNMIRTESLAPQKAGTTPLDMDQFRMLFCTCKVPGVKKDTIHNYFKTESEGPCPSHLVVMCRGRMFTFDALYNGEILTPPELLRQLRYVRERCEAEPDGDGMGALTSEERTCWAKAREHLINIDPHNQVILETIQSSLFVISLDETKPYSSPQNYTKMTAEALIGDPAIRWGDKSYNSIVYSDGSFGSTCDHAPYDAMVLVSLCWYIDQQLQATGGQWKGSEALRPTPLPEELIFTVDEKVLSDIKCAKEHFLKSSQDLELLCYAFTAFGKAAIKQRKLHPDTFVQLAMQLSYYKLHRKPGSCYETAMTRKFYHGRTETMRPCTQESVWWCKAMMDPTQDTHTRREAMRLAFKKHNQLMVEAQEGRGFDRHFLGLYLIAKEEGRPTPELFMDPLYAKSGGGGNFVLSSSLVGYTTVLGAVSPMVHHGYGFFYRIRDESIMISMTAWKSCHETDAASLFNQFSSSMHEMLQLATTSQL; the protein is encoded by the exons ATGGCTAATCATCACTTGTCGGAGTCCCTGCCGGAGCGGACCTTCCAGTACCAACACACGCTACCATCACTGCCTGTGCCAACACTGCAGGGCAGCTTGTCCAAGTACCTGGATGCAG TTCGTCCTTTCGCATCAGATGAAGAGTATAAAGCTACCGTAGATATTGTGAGACGATTCCAAGATGGTGTGGGCAAAGAGCTTCACCAGAAACTGCTGCAGAGAGCAAGAACAAAGAGAAACTGG CTAGAGGAATGGTGGTTAGACGCAGCCTACCTGGAAGTGCGTATCCCCTCTCAACTGAATGTGAACTTCGGAGGTCCGGCTCCTTACCTGGAGCACTGCTGGCCTCCTGCAGAGGGCGTTTACCTGCAGAGAGCCAGCATCAGCACGTGGCACGCACTACAGTACTGGAACATGATCCGCAC GGAGAGTCTGGCTCCACAGAAAGCCGGTACAACTCCTCTGGACATGGACCAGTTCAGGATGCTCTTCTGCACGTGTAAAGTACCTGGAGTGAAGAAGGACACGATTCACAACTACTTTAAGACag AGAGCGAGGGTCCCTGCCCCTCCCACCTGGTAGTGATGTGCCGTGGAAGGATGTTCACGTTTGATGCACTTTACAATGGAGAGATCCTCACCCCTCCAGAGCTTCTCAG ACAGCTGAGGTATGTGAGAGAGCGCTGTGAGGCGGAGCCTGATGGAGACGGAATGGGTGCTCTCACATCAGAGGAGAGGACTTGCTGGGCCAAG gCCCGAGAACATTTGATAAACATCGACCCACACAATCAGGTGATCCTGGAAACCATTCAGAGCAGCCTCTTCGTCATAAGTCTGGATGAAACAAAACCATATTCTAGTCCACAGAACTACACTAAA atGACTGCAGAGGCCCTGATAGGAGACCCAGCCATCCGCTGGGGAGACAAGTCCTACAACTCTATTGTGTATTCAGATGGAAGCTTTGGCTCGACTTGTGAC CACGCTCCCTATGACGCCATGGTTCTGGTGTCTTTGTGCTGGTACATCGACCAACAACTCCAAGCCACTGGAGGCCAATGGAAG GGCTCAGAGGCACTCAGACCAACCCCACTCCCCGAGGAGCTGATCTTTACCGTGGATGAAAAAGTTCTCAGTGACATCAAATGCGCCAAAGAACACTTCCTGAAGTCG TCACAGGACTTGGAGTTGCTGTGTTACGCCTTCACGGcatttggaaaagctgccatcAAACAAAGGAAGCTACACCCAGACACCTTTGTTCAGCTAGCGATGCAGCTGTCCTACTACAAACTGCACAGAAA GCCAGGAAGTTGCTATGAGACGGCGATGACCCGGAAGTTCTACCACGGCAGGACGGAGACGATGCGACCCTGCACTCAGGAGTCAGTGTGGTGGTGTAAAGCCATGATGGATCCAACACAGGATACTCACACCAGGAGGGAGGCCATGCGGCTGGCCTTCAAAAAACACAACCAGCTGATGGTTGAAGCACAAGAAGGAAGAG gtTTTGACAGACATTTCCTGGGATTATATTTGATCGCCAAAGAGGAAGGACGTCCCACTCCGGAGCTTTTCATGGACCCCCTTTATGCAAAGAG CGGTGGCGGTGGTAACTTTGTGCTGTCCTCCAGTCTGGTGGGCTACACTACTGTACTGGGGGCCGTGTCTCCCATGGTGCACCACGGTTACGGCTTCTTCTACCGCATCCGTGATGAAAG TATCATGATCTCCATGACGGCGTGGAAGTCCTGCCATGAGACGGATGCTGCGTCACTGTTCAATCAGTTCAGTAGCTCCATGCACGAGATGCTGCAGCTGGCCACCACGTCTCAGCTTTAG
- the crot gene encoding peroxisomal carnitine O-octanoyltransferase isoform X2, translated as MANHHLSESLPERTFQYQHTLPSLPVPTLQGSLSKYLDADEEYKATVDIVRRFQDGVGKELHQKLLQRARTKRNWLEEWWLDAAYLEVRIPSQLNVNFGGPAPYLEHCWPPAEGVYLQRASISTWHALQYWNMIRTESLAPQKAGTTPLDMDQFRMLFCTCKVPGVKKDTIHNYFKTESEGPCPSHLVVMCRGRMFTFDALYNGEILTPPELLRQLRYVRERCEAEPDGDGMGALTSEERTCWAKAREHLINIDPHNQVILETIQSSLFVISLDETKPYSSPQNYTKMTAEALIGDPAIRWGDKSYNSIVYSDGSFGSTCDHAPYDAMVLVSLCWYIDQQLQATGGQWKGSEALRPTPLPEELIFTVDEKVLSDIKCAKEHFLKSSQDLELLCYAFTAFGKAAIKQRKLHPDTFVQLAMQLSYYKLHRKPGSCYETAMTRKFYHGRTETMRPCTQESVWWCKAMMDPTQDTHTRREAMRLAFKKHNQLMVEAQEGRGFDRHFLGLYLIAKEEGRPTPELFMDPLYAKSGGGGNFVLSSSLVGYTTVLGAVSPMVHHGYGFFYRIRDESIMISMTAWKSCHETDAASLFNQFSSSMHEMLQLATTSQL; from the exons ATGGCTAATCATCACTTGTCGGAGTCCCTGCCGGAGCGGACCTTCCAGTACCAACACACGCTACCATCACTGCCTGTGCCAACACTGCAGGGCAGCTTGTCCAAGTACCTGGATGCAG ATGAAGAGTATAAAGCTACCGTAGATATTGTGAGACGATTCCAAGATGGTGTGGGCAAAGAGCTTCACCAGAAACTGCTGCAGAGAGCAAGAACAAAGAGAAACTGG CTAGAGGAATGGTGGTTAGACGCAGCCTACCTGGAAGTGCGTATCCCCTCTCAACTGAATGTGAACTTCGGAGGTCCGGCTCCTTACCTGGAGCACTGCTGGCCTCCTGCAGAGGGCGTTTACCTGCAGAGAGCCAGCATCAGCACGTGGCACGCACTACAGTACTGGAACATGATCCGCAC GGAGAGTCTGGCTCCACAGAAAGCCGGTACAACTCCTCTGGACATGGACCAGTTCAGGATGCTCTTCTGCACGTGTAAAGTACCTGGAGTGAAGAAGGACACGATTCACAACTACTTTAAGACag AGAGCGAGGGTCCCTGCCCCTCCCACCTGGTAGTGATGTGCCGTGGAAGGATGTTCACGTTTGATGCACTTTACAATGGAGAGATCCTCACCCCTCCAGAGCTTCTCAG ACAGCTGAGGTATGTGAGAGAGCGCTGTGAGGCGGAGCCTGATGGAGACGGAATGGGTGCTCTCACATCAGAGGAGAGGACTTGCTGGGCCAAG gCCCGAGAACATTTGATAAACATCGACCCACACAATCAGGTGATCCTGGAAACCATTCAGAGCAGCCTCTTCGTCATAAGTCTGGATGAAACAAAACCATATTCTAGTCCACAGAACTACACTAAA atGACTGCAGAGGCCCTGATAGGAGACCCAGCCATCCGCTGGGGAGACAAGTCCTACAACTCTATTGTGTATTCAGATGGAAGCTTTGGCTCGACTTGTGAC CACGCTCCCTATGACGCCATGGTTCTGGTGTCTTTGTGCTGGTACATCGACCAACAACTCCAAGCCACTGGAGGCCAATGGAAG GGCTCAGAGGCACTCAGACCAACCCCACTCCCCGAGGAGCTGATCTTTACCGTGGATGAAAAAGTTCTCAGTGACATCAAATGCGCCAAAGAACACTTCCTGAAGTCG TCACAGGACTTGGAGTTGCTGTGTTACGCCTTCACGGcatttggaaaagctgccatcAAACAAAGGAAGCTACACCCAGACACCTTTGTTCAGCTAGCGATGCAGCTGTCCTACTACAAACTGCACAGAAA GCCAGGAAGTTGCTATGAGACGGCGATGACCCGGAAGTTCTACCACGGCAGGACGGAGACGATGCGACCCTGCACTCAGGAGTCAGTGTGGTGGTGTAAAGCCATGATGGATCCAACACAGGATACTCACACCAGGAGGGAGGCCATGCGGCTGGCCTTCAAAAAACACAACCAGCTGATGGTTGAAGCACAAGAAGGAAGAG gtTTTGACAGACATTTCCTGGGATTATATTTGATCGCCAAAGAGGAAGGACGTCCCACTCCGGAGCTTTTCATGGACCCCCTTTATGCAAAGAG CGGTGGCGGTGGTAACTTTGTGCTGTCCTCCAGTCTGGTGGGCTACACTACTGTACTGGGGGCCGTGTCTCCCATGGTGCACCACGGTTACGGCTTCTTCTACCGCATCCGTGATGAAAG TATCATGATCTCCATGACGGCGTGGAAGTCCTGCCATGAGACGGATGCTGCGTCACTGTTCAATCAGTTCAGTAGCTCCATGCACGAGATGCTGCAGCTGGCCACCACGTCTCAGCTTTAG
- the crot gene encoding peroxisomal carnitine O-octanoyltransferase isoform X3, translated as MANHHLSESLPERTFQYQHTLPSLPVPTLQGSLSKYLDAVRPFASDEEYKATVDIVRRFQDGVGKELHQKLLQRARTKRNWLEEWWLDAAYLEVRIPSQLNVNFGGPAPYLEHCWPPAEGVYLQRASISTWHALQYWNMIRTESLAPQKAGTTPLDMDQFRMLFCTCKVPGVKKDTIHNYFKTESEGPCPSHLVVMCRGRMFTFDALYNGEILTPPELLRQLRYVRERCEAEPDGDGMGALTSEERTCWAKAREHLINIDPHNQVILETIQSSLFVISLDETKPYSSPQNYTKMTAEALIGDPAIRWGDKSYNSIVYSDGSFGSTCDHAPYDAMVLVSLCWYIDQQLQATGGQWKGSEALRPTPLPEELIFTVDEKVLSDIKCAKEHFLKSSQDLELLCYAFTAFGKAAIKQRKLHPDTFVQLAMQLSYYKLHRKPGSCYETAMTRKFYHGRTETMRPCTQESVWWCKAMMDPTQDTHTRREAMRLAFKKHNQLMVEAQEGRGFDRHFLGLYLIAKEEGRPTPELFMDPLYAKSGGGGNFVLSSSLVGYTTVLGAVSPMVHHGYGFFYRIRDESPCCGPYFQYHDLHDGVEVLP; from the exons ATGGCTAATCATCACTTGTCGGAGTCCCTGCCGGAGCGGACCTTCCAGTACCAACACACGCTACCATCACTGCCTGTGCCAACACTGCAGGGCAGCTTGTCCAAGTACCTGGATGCAG TTCGTCCTTTCGCATCAGATGAAGAGTATAAAGCTACCGTAGATATTGTGAGACGATTCCAAGATGGTGTGGGCAAAGAGCTTCACCAGAAACTGCTGCAGAGAGCAAGAACAAAGAGAAACTGG CTAGAGGAATGGTGGTTAGACGCAGCCTACCTGGAAGTGCGTATCCCCTCTCAACTGAATGTGAACTTCGGAGGTCCGGCTCCTTACCTGGAGCACTGCTGGCCTCCTGCAGAGGGCGTTTACCTGCAGAGAGCCAGCATCAGCACGTGGCACGCACTACAGTACTGGAACATGATCCGCAC GGAGAGTCTGGCTCCACAGAAAGCCGGTACAACTCCTCTGGACATGGACCAGTTCAGGATGCTCTTCTGCACGTGTAAAGTACCTGGAGTGAAGAAGGACACGATTCACAACTACTTTAAGACag AGAGCGAGGGTCCCTGCCCCTCCCACCTGGTAGTGATGTGCCGTGGAAGGATGTTCACGTTTGATGCACTTTACAATGGAGAGATCCTCACCCCTCCAGAGCTTCTCAG ACAGCTGAGGTATGTGAGAGAGCGCTGTGAGGCGGAGCCTGATGGAGACGGAATGGGTGCTCTCACATCAGAGGAGAGGACTTGCTGGGCCAAG gCCCGAGAACATTTGATAAACATCGACCCACACAATCAGGTGATCCTGGAAACCATTCAGAGCAGCCTCTTCGTCATAAGTCTGGATGAAACAAAACCATATTCTAGTCCACAGAACTACACTAAA atGACTGCAGAGGCCCTGATAGGAGACCCAGCCATCCGCTGGGGAGACAAGTCCTACAACTCTATTGTGTATTCAGATGGAAGCTTTGGCTCGACTTGTGAC CACGCTCCCTATGACGCCATGGTTCTGGTGTCTTTGTGCTGGTACATCGACCAACAACTCCAAGCCACTGGAGGCCAATGGAAG GGCTCAGAGGCACTCAGACCAACCCCACTCCCCGAGGAGCTGATCTTTACCGTGGATGAAAAAGTTCTCAGTGACATCAAATGCGCCAAAGAACACTTCCTGAAGTCG TCACAGGACTTGGAGTTGCTGTGTTACGCCTTCACGGcatttggaaaagctgccatcAAACAAAGGAAGCTACACCCAGACACCTTTGTTCAGCTAGCGATGCAGCTGTCCTACTACAAACTGCACAGAAA GCCAGGAAGTTGCTATGAGACGGCGATGACCCGGAAGTTCTACCACGGCAGGACGGAGACGATGCGACCCTGCACTCAGGAGTCAGTGTGGTGGTGTAAAGCCATGATGGATCCAACACAGGATACTCACACCAGGAGGGAGGCCATGCGGCTGGCCTTCAAAAAACACAACCAGCTGATGGTTGAAGCACAAGAAGGAAGAG gtTTTGACAGACATTTCCTGGGATTATATTTGATCGCCAAAGAGGAAGGACGTCCCACTCCGGAGCTTTTCATGGACCCCCTTTATGCAAAGAG CGGTGGCGGTGGTAACTTTGTGCTGTCCTCCAGTCTGGTGGGCTACACTACTGTACTGGGGGCCGTGTCTCCCATGGTGCACCACGGTTACGGCTTCTTCTACCGCATCCGTGATGAAAG TCCCTGTTGTGGTCCTTACTTTCAGTATCATGATCTCCATGACGGCGTGGAAGTCCTGCCATGA
- the acbd7 gene encoding acyl-CoA-binding domain-containing protein 7 codes for MTLQEDFEKVAEDVKKVKTRPTNEELLSLYGLYKQAMVGDVNTEKPGVLDPKGKAKWEAWDSRKGMSMDCAMTDYITLANEVISKYGM; via the exons ATGACTTTACAG GAAGACTTTGAGAAGGTGGCAGAAGATGTGAAGAAAGTGAAGACAAGACCCACAAATGAGGAACTGCTCAGCCTGTACGGCCTTTATAAGCAGGCCATGGTTGGAGACGTTAACACTG AAAAACCAGGAGTCTTGGATCCAAAAGGAAAAGCCAAGTGGGAAGCCTGGGACTCAAGAAAAG GAATGTCCATGGATTGTGCAATGACCGACTACATCACTCTAGCGAATGAAGTCATCAGTAAATATGGGATGTAA